One genomic segment of Nocardia spumae includes these proteins:
- a CDS encoding AAA family ATPase: protein MPELSLTARLTRSAADARRGVVRLHSEALAALGLREWDGISVIGSRRTAAVVGRAPADTPAGIALLDDVTLSNAGIREDATVVVAPVTVYGARHISVTGSTAAMGAIAESTLRQALLGKVVTVGDAVSLLPRDLGPGTSSAAATQALSRTFAIAWTSELLTVTSTDPTGGPVSVQPNSAVVWGAAAPTATASHDPRGALESDEPGTRMRVRERPSAVPVAELAGVRGPAGKLSEWLSLALDEPELLRTLGAPPHLGVLLTGPAGVGKATLARAVSTPRRIVELDGPTVGAAESGTRLREIGLAVSEVCSGAGGVLLITDIDALLPADPEPVATLVLDQLRAAVATTGVAFLATTSHPGAVDSRLRAPDLCDREVALTLPTAAIRVELLQQLLRKVPTEDLQLEEIGSRTPGFVVSDLAALCREAALRAASRASRDHTDPVLTQPDLVGALEVIRPLSRSGAEELAIGTLSLDDVGDMTETKQALTEAVLWPLRHPDSFARLGIDPPRGVLLYGPPGCGKTFLVRALAGSGQLSVHAVKGAELMDKWVGSSERAVRELFQRARDSAPSLIFLDEIDALAPRRGQSSDSGVGDRVVAALLTELDGVEPLRDVVVVGATNRPELIDPALLRPGRLERMVFVPPPDADGRAEILRTASRSVPLSDDVDLAVTAAELDGYSAADCAALLREAAMSAMRRDVDAAAIGAADLATARETVRPSLDAGQVESLRHYAERRAAG from the coding sequence GTGCCTGAATTGTCGTTGACCGCCCGTCTCACCCGCTCTGCCGCCGATGCGCGACGCGGGGTGGTCCGCCTGCATTCCGAGGCACTGGCGGCGCTCGGGCTGCGGGAGTGGGACGGGATCAGCGTGATCGGGTCGCGCCGCACCGCCGCGGTGGTAGGTCGCGCGCCCGCCGACACCCCCGCCGGAATCGCACTGCTCGACGACGTGACACTGTCCAACGCGGGGATCCGCGAGGATGCCACGGTCGTCGTCGCCCCCGTCACGGTGTACGGAGCCAGACACATCTCGGTGACCGGATCGACGGCGGCGATGGGCGCGATCGCGGAGTCCACGCTGCGGCAGGCCCTGCTGGGCAAGGTGGTGACCGTCGGAGACGCGGTCTCGCTACTGCCTCGCGATCTCGGCCCGGGCACCAGTTCCGCCGCGGCGACACAGGCGCTGTCGCGCACCTTCGCCATCGCGTGGACCTCCGAACTGCTCACCGTCACCTCGACCGATCCCACCGGCGGCCCGGTCAGTGTGCAACCCAACAGTGCCGTGGTGTGGGGCGCCGCGGCACCGACCGCCACCGCCTCGCACGATCCGCGCGGCGCGCTGGAATCCGATGAGCCCGGCACCCGGATGCGCGTGCGGGAACGTCCGTCCGCGGTTCCCGTCGCCGAGCTGGCCGGGGTGCGCGGACCGGCGGGCAAGCTGTCGGAATGGCTGAGCCTGGCACTGGACGAACCGGAATTGCTGCGCACCCTCGGCGCACCCCCGCACCTGGGTGTTCTCCTCACCGGCCCGGCCGGGGTCGGCAAGGCCACGCTGGCCCGCGCGGTATCCACGCCGCGGCGGATCGTGGAACTGGACGGCCCGACCGTCGGCGCGGCCGAGAGCGGGACCCGGCTGCGCGAGATCGGCCTCGCGGTCTCGGAGGTCTGCTCCGGCGCGGGCGGAGTCCTGTTGATCACCGATATCGATGCGCTGTTGCCGGCGGATCCGGAACCGGTCGCCACCCTCGTCCTCGATCAATTGCGCGCCGCGGTCGCCACTACAGGAGTGGCGTTCCTGGCCACCACCTCACATCCCGGCGCGGTCGACAGCCGTTTGCGCGCACCGGATCTCTGCGATCGCGAGGTCGCGCTGACCCTGCCGACCGCCGCGATCCGCGTCGAACTCCTGCAGCAGCTACTGCGCAAGGTGCCGACCGAAGATCTCCAACTCGAGGAGATCGGATCCCGGACACCGGGTTTCGTGGTCTCCGATCTGGCGGCGCTGTGCCGGGAGGCGGCGTTGCGGGCCGCCTCCCGCGCCAGTCGCGACCACACCGATCCGGTACTGACGCAACCGGACCTGGTCGGCGCGCTCGAGGTGATCCGCCCGCTGTCGCGTTCGGGCGCCGAAGAACTCGCGATCGGCACGCTGAGCCTCGACGATGTCGGCGATATGACGGAGACCAAACAGGCGCTCACCGAGGCCGTGCTGTGGCCGCTGCGGCATCCGGATTCCTTCGCTCGCCTGGGTATCGATCCACCGCGCGGCGTTCTGCTCTACGGACCGCCCGGCTGCGGTAAGACCTTCCTGGTCCGGGCGCTGGCCGGTAGCGGGCAGCTCAGTGTGCACGCGGTCAAGGGCGCCGAGTTGATGGACAAGTGGGTCGGCTCCTCCGAACGGGCGGTGCGCGAATTGTTCCAGCGGGCCCGCGATTCCGCGCCGTCGCTGATCTTCCTCGACGAAATCGACGCGCTGGCCCCGAGGCGCGGGCAGAGTTCCGATTCCGGTGTCGGCGATCGGGTGGTGGCGGCACTGCTCACCGAGCTCGACGGCGTGGAGCCGCTGCGGGATGTGGTGGTGGTCGGCGCCACGAATCGACCGGAGTTGATCGATCCCGCCCTGCTGCGCCCGGGTCGCCTGGAACGAATGGTGTTCGTCCCGCCGCCGGACGCCGACGGCCGGGCCGAAATTCTGCGCACCGCAAGCCGTTCCGTACCGCTGAGCGACGATGTCGATCTCGCGGTCACCGCCGCAGAACTCGACGGTTACTCCGCCGCGGACTGTGCGGCCCTGCTCCGCGAGGCCGCCATGTCCGCGATGCGGCGCGACGTGGACGCCGCCGCCATCGGCGCCGCGGACCTGGCCACGGCACGCGAGACCGTGCGACCGTCGCTGGACGCCGGGCAGGTCGAGTCGCTGCGCCACTACGCCGAGCGGCGCGCCGCCGGCTGA
- a CDS encoding CDP-alcohol phosphatidyltransferase family protein, translating to MIENTVTEPGRRRRTIRLLPSIVTILALCAGLSAVKFALDGSLDIALAMIGAAAVLDTLDGRLARMLSATTKIGAELDSLADAISFGVAPALVLYVTLLRQDSAGWIIALIYAVSIVLRLARFNTIMDDDTRPDWEREYFTGVPAPAAALIALLPIALHSQFHAGWWDNFPVVAAWTVFAALLAVSTIPTLAMKSVSVAPQAAALLLVLVALAAAALITYPLILLMVLIGLYLVHIPFAWRSQRWVAARPETWHAKPSERRAQRRADRRLPTIGESRLRLRRPAIGESRLRLRRPGGR from the coding sequence ATGATCGAGAACACCGTGACCGAACCCGGTCGCCGCCGCCGCACGATCCGCCTGTTGCCCAGCATCGTGACCATTCTGGCGCTGTGCGCGGGATTGTCGGCGGTGAAGTTCGCACTCGACGGCTCCCTCGACATCGCGCTGGCGATGATCGGCGCGGCCGCCGTCCTCGACACCCTCGACGGGCGGCTGGCCCGGATGCTGTCGGCGACCACCAAGATCGGCGCCGAACTGGATTCGCTGGCCGACGCCATATCCTTCGGTGTCGCACCGGCATTGGTGCTGTACGTGACCCTGCTCCGGCAGGACAGCGCGGGCTGGATCATCGCCCTGATCTACGCGGTCAGCATCGTGCTGCGGCTGGCCCGATTCAACACGATCATGGACGACGACACCCGGCCCGATTGGGAGCGTGAGTATTTCACCGGGGTGCCCGCACCCGCGGCCGCGCTGATCGCGCTGCTGCCGATCGCACTGCACAGCCAGTTCCACGCCGGCTGGTGGGACAACTTCCCGGTCGTCGCCGCCTGGACGGTCTTCGCCGCGCTACTCGCGGTCAGCACCATCCCGACGCTGGCGATGAAATCGGTATCGGTGGCGCCGCAGGCCGCGGCCCTGCTGCTGGTGCTGGTCGCCCTGGCCGCGGCCGCGCTGATCACCTATCCGCTGATCCTGCTGATGGTGCTGATCGGGCTGTACCTGGTGCACATCCCGTTCGCGTGGCGCTCGCAGCGCTGGGTGGCGGCGCGGCCGGAGACCTGGCACGCCAAACCGTCCGAGCGCCGCGCGCAGCGGCGTGCGGACCGGCGGCTGCCCACGATCGGCGAATCCCGGTTGCGACTGCGCCGACCCGCCATCGGCGAATCGCGATTGCGACTGCGGCGGCCCGGCGGACGCTGA
- a CDS encoding phosphatidylserine decarboxylase, producing MARRPTPPGTPERTGLGHVADLVRAAIPPLHPAGLPFVAAPLAVAVVGGRRRWLRRTGLAAAAASAAFFRHPHRVPPNRANIVVAPADGEIALVDTAVPPAELNLGDTPLPRVSIFLSVLDVHVQRTPVSGTVRNVAYQRGQFRSADLPEASSVNERNSMVLETASGQLVTVVQIAGLLARRIVCDAKVGDRLGIGETYGLIRFGSRVDTYFPAGTRLLVEPGQRTIGAETVLAELLP from the coding sequence GTGGCCCGCCGTCCCACCCCGCCCGGTACGCCCGAACGTACCGGGCTCGGTCATGTCGCCGACCTGGTCCGCGCAGCGATTCCACCGTTGCATCCCGCCGGCCTGCCCTTCGTGGCCGCGCCGCTGGCGGTAGCGGTCGTAGGCGGACGACGACGCTGGCTGCGCCGCACCGGACTGGCCGCGGCGGCCGCCTCGGCGGCCTTCTTCCGCCACCCCCACCGGGTTCCACCGAACCGCGCGAACATCGTGGTCGCCCCGGCCGACGGTGAGATCGCCCTCGTCGACACCGCGGTACCGCCGGCGGAGCTGAATCTCGGCGACACCCCGCTGCCGCGGGTGAGCATCTTCCTGTCGGTCCTGGACGTGCACGTCCAGCGCACCCCCGTCTCCGGCACCGTCCGCAACGTCGCCTACCAGCGTGGACAGTTCCGCTCGGCGGATCTGCCGGAAGCCAGCTCGGTCAACGAACGCAACAGCATGGTCCTCGAGACCGCCTCGGGACAGCTGGTCACGGTCGTGCAGATCGCCGGCCTGCTGGCCCGCCGCATCGTCTGCGACGCCAAGGTCGGCGACAGACTCGGCATCGGTGAGACCTACGGACTGATCCGCTTCGGGTCCCGGGTCGACACCTACTTCCCCGCCGGAACCCGGCTGCTGGTCGAGCCCGGCCAGCGCACGATCGGGGCGGAGACGGTACTGGCCGAACTGCTGCCATGA
- a CDS encoding GlsB/YeaQ/YmgE family stress response membrane protein produces MLGLGIIGWIIIGGLAGWIASKFMGTDAQQGILLNIVVGVVGGLIGGFILRLFGVDVHSGGFFFSFLTCLGGAVILLWLVRLATGRKKVG; encoded by the coding sequence ATGCTCGGTCTCGGAATCATCGGCTGGATCATCATCGGCGGGCTCGCGGGCTGGATCGCCAGCAAATTCATGGGCACCGACGCCCAGCAGGGAATTCTGCTCAATATCGTCGTCGGCGTCGTGGGCGGCCTGATCGGCGGCTTCATCTTGCGACTGTTCGGCGTCGACGTACACAGCGGCGGCTTCTTCTTCAGCTTCCTGACCTGCCTGGGCGGCGCGGTCATCCTGTTGTGGCTGGTCCGGCTGGCCACCGGACGCAAAAAGGTCGGCTGA
- a CDS encoding beta-ketoacyl-ACP synthase III gives MAARLAQITGVEHTAMLGLGVYRPARVVTNEEVAGPIDSSDEWIRTRSGIRTRRFASESETIVAMSAAAARDAMAAAGITPAQVDCVIVATSTWLLLTPAAAPQIATELGMNNPAAFDISAGCAGFCHALGVASDLVRGGTAGHVLVVGVERLTDAIDPTDRGTAFLFADGAGAVIVGPSDEPGIGPTVWGSDGEQHHAIRQDKDWMEYFHEIEEQGTDAVRPYLAMEGTAVFRWAAHSLKKVCLDAIERAGLTPGDIDAMVPHQANGRIIEIMARELKLSANCALANDIEETGNTSAASVPLAMEAILRSGESKPGAAALLVAFGAGLSYAAQVAKLPNWQ, from the coding sequence ATGGCTGCTCGACTCGCCCAGATCACCGGGGTGGAGCACACGGCGATGCTCGGGCTCGGCGTGTACCGCCCCGCTCGGGTCGTGACCAACGAGGAGGTCGCGGGACCCATCGATTCCAGTGACGAATGGATTCGCACCCGTTCGGGGATCCGCACTCGGCGGTTCGCCTCGGAGTCGGAGACCATCGTCGCCATGAGCGCCGCGGCGGCACGTGATGCGATGGCCGCGGCGGGGATCACTCCCGCCCAGGTCGATTGCGTCATCGTCGCGACCTCGACCTGGCTGCTGCTGACGCCGGCCGCCGCGCCGCAGATCGCCACGGAGCTGGGCATGAACAACCCGGCGGCCTTCGACATCTCCGCCGGGTGCGCGGGCTTCTGTCACGCGCTGGGGGTGGCGTCGGACCTGGTCAGGGGCGGCACCGCCGGTCATGTGCTGGTGGTCGGCGTCGAACGGCTCACCGACGCGATCGACCCGACCGATCGCGGCACCGCATTCCTGTTCGCCGACGGCGCGGGCGCGGTGATCGTGGGGCCGTCCGACGAACCGGGGATCGGCCCGACAGTCTGGGGTTCCGACGGCGAACAGCACCACGCCATCCGTCAGGACAAAGACTGGATGGAGTACTTCCACGAGATCGAGGAGCAGGGCACCGACGCGGTCCGCCCGTATCTGGCGATGGAAGGCACCGCGGTCTTCCGCTGGGCCGCCCACTCGCTGAAGAAGGTCTGCCTGGACGCCATCGAGCGCGCGGGGCTGACCCCGGGCGATATCGATGCGATGGTCCCGCACCAGGCCAACGGCCGCATCATCGAGATCATGGCCCGCGAGCTGAAGCTTTCGGCCAATTGCGCGCTGGCCAACGACATCGAGGAGACCGGCAACACCTCGGCCGCCTCGGTGCCGCTGGCCATGGAAGCCATTCTGCGGTCGGGAGAGAGCAAGCCGGGTGCGGCGGCGCTGCTGGTCGCCTTCGGCGCGGGACTGTCCTATGCCGCGCAGGTGGCGAAACTGCCCAACTGGCAGTAG
- a CDS encoding SIMPL domain-containing protein has translation MRRITCVMAVIAGATLLLSSCGSSDSGTSREVTVVGTGQVRGAPDTLNADIGVEVTAPDVSTAIENANGKAKAVDDAMVNAGAKREDIQTTDVSVQPQYGPDRAVTGYTATNTVHVVVRDLPKASAILSAAVQAGGNDTRIRGVSFALDDNSKLLADARAGAFADAKARANQYAVLSGLTLKDVKTINETRSGESPSPQAKAQFAMPDVPLEPGQQTVTFTVTVTWNMG, from the coding sequence ATGCGACGAATCACGTGCGTCATGGCGGTGATCGCGGGTGCGACCCTGCTGCTGAGTAGTTGCGGCAGTTCGGATTCGGGCACCTCGCGGGAGGTGACGGTGGTCGGTACCGGTCAGGTACGCGGGGCACCGGACACCCTGAACGCCGATATCGGCGTCGAGGTGACCGCACCCGACGTCTCCACCGCCATCGAGAACGCCAACGGTAAGGCGAAGGCCGTCGATGACGCCATGGTGAACGCCGGCGCCAAGCGCGAGGACATCCAGACCACCGATGTCTCGGTCCAGCCGCAGTACGGACCCGATCGTGCCGTGACCGGCTACACCGCGACCAACACCGTGCACGTGGTGGTCCGCGATCTGCCCAAGGCCTCCGCCATCCTGTCGGCGGCGGTGCAGGCCGGCGGTAACGACACCCGCATCCGCGGCGTCTCCTTCGCCCTCGACGACAATTCCAAACTGCTCGCCGATGCCCGGGCCGGCGCCTTCGCCGACGCCAAGGCGCGCGCGAATCAGTACGCGGTGTTGTCGGGGCTGACATTGAAGGATGTGAAGACCATCAACGAAACCCGCAGCGGCGAATCCCCGTCACCGCAGGCCAAGGCCCAGTTCGCCATGCCGGACGTCCCGCTCGAGCCGGGTCAGCAGACGGTGACCTTCACGGTGACGGTCACCTGGAACATGGGCTGA
- a CDS encoding SRPBCC family protein — protein sequence MPNTLEATIDIAATPERVWTVVSDLSRMPEFSPTTLRMVPLGAARAGTWTVNLNKVGRKIYPTTSRIVRFEPNQAFAFRMNENGTVWSYTLEATEAGTRLTERRDVPNGVRKPVRVLIDGFLGGEQRFESDLVSGMNETLGRIKAAVER from the coding sequence TTGCCGAACACCCTGGAAGCCACCATCGACATCGCGGCCACGCCGGAACGGGTGTGGACCGTCGTCTCCGATCTGTCGCGGATGCCGGAGTTCAGTCCGACCACCCTGCGCATGGTCCCGCTGGGTGCCGCCCGCGCCGGGACCTGGACGGTCAACCTCAACAAGGTCGGCCGCAAGATCTATCCGACCACCTCCCGCATCGTCCGATTCGAGCCGAATCAGGCCTTCGCGTTCCGGATGAACGAGAACGGCACGGTGTGGAGCTACACCCTCGAGGCCACCGAGGCCGGCACCCGGCTCACCGAGCGCCGCGACGTCCCGAACGGGGTGCGCAAGCCGGTTCGGGTGCTGATCGACGGATTCCTCGGCGGTGAGCAGCGGTTCGAGTCCGATCTGGTGTCGGGCATGAACGAAACCCTCGGCAGGATCAAGGCGGCCGTCGAGCGCTGA
- a CDS encoding FAD-dependent oxidoreductase, with protein sequence MTSPAAVKPVILSVDDDPGVSRAVVRDLRRRYGADYRVMRADSGASALDVLRELKLRGQPVAVLIADYRMPGMDGIQFLENAIDLHPYARRVLLTAYADTNAAIDAINVVDLDHYLLKPWDPPEEKLYPVVDALLESWRGDDRRPVHETKVIGHRWSARSSEVREFLARNQLPYRWYLADDPEGARLLEAAGADAEQCPVVIDPTGNVLLSPSDSELAGCVGLSTDPSGEFYDLIVIGGGPAGLGAAVYGASEGLRTVLVERTATGGQAGQSSRIENYLGFPDGLSGAQLADRARRQAVKFGAELITAREVVGLEVCGSARRVLFADGSCVSAHAVLIATGVNYRHHPAPGVDDFTGRGVYYGSAMTEAADCADRDVYIVGGANSAGQAAVFLSRQAGSVHILVRGSSLEQSMSHYLIQQIEAVPNIKVHTNTEVVSADGSDHLERIVLRNNATGAEEKVDAERLFLFIGAAPETDWLDGLLIRDTAGYLLTGPDLVIDGAQPPGWELPRPPHHLETSIPGVFVAGDVRSESAKRVASAVGEGAMAVMLVHRYIAKQ encoded by the coding sequence GTGACTTCACCAGCTGCCGTCAAACCGGTAATCCTCAGCGTCGACGACGACCCCGGTGTCTCCCGGGCCGTGGTCCGCGACCTGCGGCGGCGATACGGTGCGGACTACCGCGTCATGCGCGCGGATTCCGGCGCCTCGGCACTGGACGTGCTGCGTGAACTGAAATTGCGCGGTCAGCCGGTCGCGGTGCTGATCGCCGATTATCGGATGCCGGGAATGGACGGCATCCAATTCCTGGAGAACGCGATCGACCTGCACCCCTACGCCCGGCGGGTGCTGCTGACGGCCTATGCCGACACCAATGCCGCCATCGATGCGATCAATGTCGTCGATCTCGACCACTATCTGCTCAAGCCGTGGGATCCGCCGGAGGAGAAGTTGTATCCGGTGGTCGACGCGCTGCTCGAATCCTGGCGCGGTGACGACCGGCGCCCGGTGCACGAAACGAAGGTGATCGGGCACCGCTGGTCGGCGCGCAGTTCCGAAGTGCGCGAATTCCTGGCCCGCAATCAGCTGCCCTATCGCTGGTATCTGGCCGACGATCCGGAAGGCGCGCGCTTGCTCGAGGCCGCGGGCGCCGATGCCGAGCAGTGCCCGGTGGTGATCGATCCGACCGGCAACGTGCTGTTGTCGCCGTCGGACAGTGAGCTGGCCGGATGTGTGGGCCTCAGTACCGATCCCAGCGGCGAGTTCTACGACCTGATCGTGATCGGCGGTGGTCCGGCCGGACTCGGCGCGGCCGTGTACGGCGCCTCGGAGGGATTGCGCACCGTCCTGGTGGAGCGCACCGCCACCGGCGGCCAGGCCGGGCAGAGCTCGCGCATCGAGAACTACCTCGGCTTCCCGGACGGTCTGTCCGGCGCGCAGCTGGCCGATCGGGCCCGGCGTCAGGCCGTCAAATTCGGGGCCGAACTCATCACCGCGCGCGAGGTGGTCGGCCTGGAGGTGTGCGGTTCGGCACGGCGGGTGCTGTTCGCCGACGGTTCGTGCGTCAGCGCGCACGCAGTCCTGATCGCCACCGGCGTCAATTACCGCCACCACCCCGCGCCGGGGGTGGACGACTTCACCGGCCGCGGGGTCTACTACGGCTCCGCGATGACCGAGGCCGCCGACTGCGCCGATCGCGACGTCTACATCGTCGGTGGTGCGAATTCGGCCGGCCAGGCCGCGGTGTTCCTGTCCCGGCAGGCCGGTTCGGTGCACATCCTGGTGCGCGGCAGTTCACTGGAACAGTCGATGTCGCACTATCTGATCCAGCAGATCGAGGCTGTGCCGAATATCAAGGTGCACACCAACACCGAGGTGGTGTCCGCCGACGGCAGCGATCATCTGGAACGAATCGTGCTGCGCAACAACGCGACCGGCGCCGAGGAGAAGGTCGACGCGGAACGCCTGTTCCTGTTCATCGGCGCGGCGCCCGAAACGGATTGGCTGGACGGACTTCTCATCCGCGACACCGCCGGTTACCTGCTCACCGGGCCGGACCTCGTGATCGACGGCGCGCAACCGCCGGGCTGGGAATTGCCCCGGCCCCCACATCATCTCGAAACCAGCATCCCCGGCGTGTTCGTCGCCGGCGACGTGCGCTCGGAATCGGCGAAGCGGGTCGCCTCCGCGGTCGGCGAGGGCGCGATGGCGGTCATGCTGGTCCACCGGTATATCGCCAAACAGTAG